The Aedes albopictus strain Foshan chromosome 2, AalbF5, whole genome shotgun sequence region CCAAGCAATTCTTCTTAAGCTCCTCCTGATTTTGgaagtcttccagagattcttccaggggttcatctagagtttctccagggattcttccaggattaactctgagattcctccatgattttctcagagatttattcaggaatttttctacggatttatcctggaattcctccggtgatccTCCAGGAAAATTCCATAgagttcctcccaaaattcctccagcgatcccTCGAGAAGTACCTtctagtcctggtcctagtcctggtaTTGCTCACgatatccctccagggatttcttaaggaattcctacagaggttCATCTAGAGATTATCCGAGaaacctccggaaattcatctgcGGAGGAAAAGTTTTTTTCTAGCGATTGATCTAgtaatccttccaaggattcctccaggaattccttcaaggattcgtccaggatttgctccttccttgaatttcttcatgcattcatccaggaatttcttcgggtatgtatttctccaggaatttctacaggaaatcgttTGCGGCATTTCTCTGAGATTCGTTCAGTGACTGCTCCATGGAAACTCCTTCGGGAACTCCTATTCGTAGttgtccaggaattacttcaggtattGTCCCTGCAAATCCTTTAGAGAATCTAAGaaaacttctagaaattccaccatggattccttcaggaatgcctccaataattcctccagcgaCTTCCATGGAtagctccagtaattctttcgagaatttctccaggaatgccttcagagattattactggaatttctttaaagatttctccattgattcctccaggaaattctaggggGATGGAACCCAcccacccatagagatggctcaatgtcaGTGAAATACTATGTTCTGCTTTATGAGCTGTGGAAACGGAAAACCTTATGCTCTTATTTCCCtgatattcacaacagtgagccacagttgacTGGTAAGAATCGCCGCCTGCAAATTCGAACAGGATTTCCTGctgccactgctctagtcttcgtcccctccatacaaattccattttttgtgTATAAAGTGGTGAAGATTAGTGGAGAATTTTAGGGGGCGAAGAATTacttcttggattttttctgaatttctttcGGTGCTCCATCGGTTACTTCAGGGGaatcttttaggagtttcttctatAAATGTTGCAGAAGTTCTGCCTAGGCATTCTCCAGGAGGTACAAGTAGGaatcatcaggaattcttttgagaatttcttcataaatttcttttaggaatttcaaagcagaaattcctgaaaaaatcccttgatcgAATTTCTGAACCCCTAGAGAGTCGACAGAAGGCATTCAaggtggaattcccagaaggaacttcttggatAAAAAcccagtgagaatttttggaagaattcaagatGGTATTTATGGAGTAGTTAGCTGGTAGAATTTTACCCAGATATATTTTCTACAGAAGCTTCCATGAGGAATCCACGgatgaaaattctgaaggaataccaagaaggaaatcctgcagcaaTTCACCAGATgacattcctggagtaatctacactgggtgttcctggaagaatctcctgaaggaatccccatatggaatttctggagaaactcccagaagaaaaGAATCAGAAAAAGGAAGAAGAAACACCAGAGAAGTTGCCCTAACACAAAAGCCAACGAAGCGGAAAATATGCCTTTATTACTCGGCCGGATATATTCGATATGCTTTTTTTCACATCCCGGTTAATCAAGTCTGATTTAAAATGGTTTCAAATATCTCACCTACTATTAATTTGTTATGGTTTGCTACTTGTTCAGCacttaaaaaataaaattgctaaATTTGGTAATATCTCACAAGTAATTTTATGCTGTCAATAACGAGTATACGAGGGAAATTTTTGGTAAAACGTTTAGTGTTAACAAAGACGGAATATCCCGAATAGATGGGGAAAAAATTACAGGCTGAGTTACTTTGTAACAATggttttgtaacaacggttgttataaaacatgtaccgctagtagttaaaatacaaaaaaaaaacaaaactcgtTGCTATCAAAACAataatataacaagttgagatataatcataacaagattatataaaACTTTGTAATACTTAActagcaaaatcaaaacaaaattataacaagttctgttgtattattcagaacaaatttgttacaagttttgtatAAATATCTTGCCTCGactgaccaaaataacaaaaattaatcAAATGTTTTCGCGACAGCACAAAAAACCTTATAAACTCTGAAATAATGATATaacaaaatataacaaagattgtTATAAACGTGTTTGAAATTATGTTAGAGACAATCATATTATACTGCATAATATAATATAATGTTTTTATGCATTTGTTTGAATAAacgaaacaagttttgttattatgttgttacaAATGTTAATTCTATTTTGTTATGGATATTTCCATGGAAATACATGCTATTCCTAACAACAGTtgccataattttgttatgatattgGTATGTGCTTCTAGTCGGGATCCCTCTAGATGTACCACTAGATGAGGTTAAGAAGGCCCATGAGCATAGGAAGAACAGCAAGACTATTTGGAAGGCCGATGAAAGATCGAGAACTTTTTAAGTTCGGAAGGGAGCAGTTACATCCAATAATCACCAGATTCTAAAGATACAGggggatgaagaattgcccacaaGCCGGTAGGACGTCCTCATTTGCCCAATCTACAGGGCAGAGCACAGTCTAGAAAGCGATATTTTCCATCTCAAATTCGGCGTGGAAGAAAATGTTGGGTGTCCTATTGAACAGTACAAGACTTGTTGAGGAGTTCTTCGTCATCAAGTTCTACACAAATTTCGGGAGTAACTTGTTGACTCTTCATTTATTCAAAGGAAGCGTATGATTAAGTAAGTAAAAATGTGCTTTGTCTGATAATGTCTGAACATGGTTTTCCAGCGGAACCAACGGAATGCATGATGGATCAACATTAAAAGTTTGAGTTGCTGACAAAGTATCTACCTCATTTATAACAACCTTGCACAGGTTAAGGTAAGGTGAAACTTttttcaaatttactgttcaacTTTGCAATCGAAGAAGTGTTCGTCCGTGTATAATCACTAGCATGACACGGTCGCATATGATCCTCGGCTTTGCGAACGATATTGATCTCAGTGGCAGTGgaagaagcttatgctcctctgaagagggaTACAGCGTCTTGACGATTagggacaaacgtcatgaaatcccgcttcaacattgcatcagaacttcagacgcacaaatctcaagaagcaagcttcaaacaacagtgcattttattattttgttcttgctcacttgtaataagcttaaaataaaaatctcgtttgcgctggttttgtttactaaGAGATTTGTGTCTTGTGATGTGTGGCTATGACGTTTTCCGTGAAGTGGAAGGCGTACGGCAGAATAGTCCCTTTTTAGCTAACCAGATGAATTAGGTATGTCGAACgtttattttaagatttttagttattcccgagcaggagaaaatagccgaagaatacctaactcaggtttggaaaacccaatacctacaacctcaatgaggtattaagtaaaataccttaaataataacCGGTGTGTCTTCTGTCCATAACGCGTAAATAACAGGTAACATCAGGTATGGAATCGGCGATTtaacaaatagcgatttttccataattgaataatacctcaagcagtcctcaacaccaaaccaacaaCCCATTGAGGTATTTTATTAATACCTacaacccgggtagacgagaatatctaaatcatatctcaaatcgaacaatttttgctgtcatagctcgatgtgatgttaatgagttattcaaaaatctaatgaatatcgcacgaatagctcaaagtgatatgatatcagtttttgttcttgtcgaaatagctgaaaatttctacataataaCAATTTAAGCTCTTGTGCACGAGAtgaaacacatacacccatagagatggctcaatgttagtgaaatgtcatgtgcccctttctgagctgtggaaacgaagaaccgtatgctcttattcccatgttatttacaacagcgagccacagttgagtggtaagcatcgccgcctgtgaatcctaaggtcgtaggttcggtgctgcatgctgacattttttttaattttttttttctaaaaatatgacagatcttgtctgctattagtttgatcttgtaatatcttaacgagctattattgagtagttcaccatattagatttcgctattatttctgttcttttacctcttatatcaatcaaaccaatatcagtttttgctcttcagttattcaatcaataataactgaatatgctattcatcagatttttccccCTACTCGGGTACGTACCCCCAAAGATAAATGATTCACATGATTAACTTTTCACTCAGACCATGAAGTCATATACATCTGTTTTGAGGGATAACAGTTTATTCAAAAACTTGTAATAGCTTAAAcagaaaatttacaaatattttATGTTTTACGAATCTTCCCATACATTCCGTTTATTGCACGGCAAAGCCTACTGAAAATTTCCAAGGCGTGAGTTTTAAGCGTTTTGATGGATCGAACTCCAGAATCAGGCGAAGAAAAGCGGGTAAGAACAGAAAACAACGAGGCGAGTCAAAGGCGGATTCGAGACCGGGCTTCTGTGGTGCGATCACGTAGAGTTCCCCGAAGGTCTATGAGGTGACGGAGGAGAAGTTGGCGACGGTAAACTCTAGGCGGTTATGGCACCTTCTCGTCTGAAAAGTGCGGAACCCGAAGAAGTCAAATAAGATCCGAAACGTATGGGATGCGGCTGTAGGGACCTACACTGAATAAACACTGTACCTTTAACATAAATAACCTTGACTTTCAATACAAGCATACCTGTCACGAGCTAACTAACCTTAACCGAACTGACAGGAGGGGGATTGTGTTTTAGCGACTGCGAGTGATAGGACACGCGAAGGTTGGTGGCTGAGATTCGACGGCTGTTATCGGGACGAACGACGAGTAATCGGATCATTCCCCTACATCTGGCGACTGCGGATAAAAGGTAAATTTGATaatttgttaaatttgagaattcGGCCTACGGTTTAATTTCCGAATCTGGAAAATAAAGTGCACTACGAGCACGACTGCGAGCTCTTCCTGTTCAGCAAGATGGCGGTGCGAAAATATTGCTGAATGAGTGCAGCGTTGAAACCGACCTGGCAGTTGGACTTTTTGTTTCCAATTGGAAGTGAGAATAGGATGGAGATGTGCAATTGGAATAATTGAAAGTAAACAACGATGGAAAAAAATAATGTGGGAAAAAACTTATCATAAAGGTGTTTGAGCAGAGGGTTTTTGATAATGTAGCGTATGGCGAAACTGCTATGAAACGGTGTCTTAGTGCGCGAGGGCCTAAGATTAATTGTTGAAGGAGTGTTTATAAGGGTGTGCTTATCCTAGTAGTCGATAATTCTAGTGCGCGAGGGCCTAGAATCTTGAAATATAATCTTAATGCGCGGGGGCTTAAGATGAGTCCCTAGTGTGCGAGGACCTAGGTAGTTCTAGTGCGCGAGGGCCTAGAATGGGTAAAACGTCttattgtacattttttttttaaagagaagAATGTTATGTTTGCCAAGTGGTATTGTCGGAAATAGTTACATGATAAAAGAGTGCTCGATTAGTCTGAGAGGTCATGAATAATGTAGACTAGGTACTGAATATGTAATGAAAATTCAAAAAAGAGGGTGGTGACTGAATATGGCTGGCATTACCATTGCTTGCTGTATTTCAGGTCCTAGAGAATGTTTCTACACCCAACAATCCGTTAGTTACTGTACCTACTCTACATTTTATTTGCTCACTTTGGAACATCAGAAGGGctcgacaaaaaaaaattaaaatgctgAATCATAGATTTGTTTTATTTGCAGATGGATGAAAGTCGACCAATTCCTACGTTTCGTTGTGAGCAAATTGAAGGCTCGAAACTTGCCAAAGAGTGGCAAGAATGGAAAGGCTCCCTGCAATATTACTTTGATTCATATCAAATCACGGATCAAAAGCTAATGCGTGCCAAAATGCTACATTTCGGTGGACCGCAGCTCCAAAAAGTGTTCCGTACCCTAGATGGAACTGAAGATTTCCCATTGATTGTAGTGCAGAAACCCTGGTATGATGTAGCAATCGACCGGTTGGACCAGTACTTCAAGCCCCGTAAGCAAGATGTTCTTGAACGCCATAAGCTCCGAAATATCAGACAGCTGCCGAATGAGcgttttgcccattacgtgctgcgtTTGAGGCAGCAGCTAATGGAATGTGGTCTCGAGAAATACGCTACCGAGGTCAGAATCAGCATTGAGGAGATGATGTTGGTAGATGTCATCGTGGAAGGATGCGCTTCTCAAGAACTGCGTCGTAGAATCCTCGAAAAGGACCAATCACTTTCGGACATTGAAGCATTGGGAGCGTCACTTGAAAGTGTCAGAAATCAGGAGAAGGAAATGAACGCTGCTGAACTTCGAGACCGCCCAGCTGAAATATACAAGGTGCACACCGCTGATAGATCGAAGTTTGAGCGTAAACCTGAGCGTTCGGAGAACCGTTTCGCAACACGACCGATGAAAACCGATAAAGAGATGTCAACTAAGTGCTTCGCTTGCGGTTTAGTTGGACACATCTCAAGAAGCCCAACATGCCCTGCTAAAGGAAGGACATGTCGTAGATGTCAGAGTATCGGGCATTTCGAGAAAGTGTGTCGAAAGCGTCTAAGCACACCAAATTCGATCGCACCGGGAAGGAAAGTTCACGTGATTGAAGATGTCGTGGAGCCGCAGCCAGGACCGGCTGCAGAAGAACCGGAACGAAAGGTCTACTATACTTTCCATGCCGGTAACAACACGAACGTGTTCAACTGCAAAATCGGTGGCGTGGCGGTCGAAATGTTAGTCGACTCAGGATCGGACGTCAACCTTATAACAGCGAAGACTTGGGACGAGTTGAAACGGCAACAAGTTCGCGTAACTGAATGTGTGAAGGGCTGCAGGAAGACACTCAAGGCGTATGGAAGTGATAAACCGTTGGAAGTTCTGGGTACATTCAGAGCGCACGTCGAAGTTGGAAAGCGTACGATCGATGCGGAATTCTTCGTGACATTGAGCGGGCAACGGAATTTACTCGGTGATGTAACATCTAAACAGCTGGGTATTTTGAAGATTGGTATGGAGGTTGACCAAATTATGGATGGTGGAGCAGGTCAGGCACCGTACCCCAAGATTTCGGGAACAAGAATTCATATCCATATGAACCCGGATATGGTACCGATTTTTCAACCCGTGCGTAGAATTCCCATTCCCCTGGAAGGCGCGGTGAACGCTAAGTTGGATGAGCTTTTAGCTAAAGACATCATCGAAGTCAAAAATGGACCAGCGGCTTGGGTATCTCCACTCGTTGTTGCCAACAAAGCGAACGGTACCATTCGCCTATGCGTGGACTTGAGGCGTGTCAATCAAGCTGTAGTACGGGAGCGCCACCCCATGCCTGTGATCGACGACATTATGACAAAAATAGGCAAAGGCAAGATATGGAGTGTGCTTGACGTGAAAGATGCGTTCTTTCTTCTCGAGCTGGATGATGAGTCGAAGGATATAACGACCTTCATCACACATCGCGGCTTATACCGGTTCAAGCGGTTGCCCTTCGGATTAGTTTCGGCTCCGGAAATCTTTCAGCGTACCATGGACGAGATGTTGGCTGATTGCGAGGGGGCGTATTGGTACCTTGACGACGTAGGCGTTGAAGGCAGTACAGTAGAGGAACATGATTCACGTCTTCAGAAGgtatgaaatcaaaaaaattgaaatccacACATGCTAATAAATAAAGTTGAATTCATTACATTCGTGTTTTCTTCATTCCAAATTCCTGTTTCAGGTTCTTGCTAGATTCAAGGAAAAGGGAGTTGTTCTAAACTGGGACAAATGTAAAATGAGGGTAACAGACTTTGAGTTTCTGGGATTCAAAATCAATCCTAGTGGAATAGAACCATCTGATACGAAAAGAGATGCTGTCATGAGTTTTCGCAGGCCTTCAAACGAAAGTGAGGTAAGAAGTTTTCTTGGTTTGGCCAACTATATGGGGAAGTTCATCCCTAATTTGGCTGATATTGACGAACCGTTGCGAAAACTGACACAGAAAGGAATACAGTTTCATTGGGGCGATGCGGAAGAAAATGCGTTCAACAAGATTAAGTACCACATAGCAAACGCTAAATCATTGGGGTTT contains the following coding sequences:
- the LOC134287570 gene encoding uncharacterized protein K02A2.6-like isoform X1, with protein sequence MDESRPIPTFRCEQIEGSKLAKEWQEWKGSLQYYFDSYQITDQKLMRAKMLHFGGPQLQKVFRTLDGTEDFPLIVVQKPWYDVAIDRLDQYFKPRKQDVLERHKLRNIRQLPNERFAHYVLRLRQQLMECGLEKYATEVRISIEEMMLVDVIVEGCASQELRRRILEKDQSLSDIEALGASLESVRNQEKEMNAAELRDRPAEIYKVHTADRSKFERKPERSENRFATRPMKTDKEMSTKCFACGLVGHISRSPTCPAKGRTCRRCQSIGHFEKVCRKRLSTPNSIAPGRKVHVIEDVVEPQPGPAAEEPERKVYYTFHAGNNTNVFNCKIGGVAVEMLVDSGSDVNLITAKTWDELKRQQVRVTECVKGCRKTLKAYGSDKPLEVLGTFRAHVEVGKRTIDAEFFVTLSGQRNLLGDVTSKQLGILKIGMEVDQIMDGGAGQAPYPKISGTRIHIHMNPDMVPIFQPVRRIPIPLEGAVNAKLDELLAKDIIEVKNGPAAWVSPLVVANKANGTIRLCVDLRRVNQAVVRERHPMPVIDDIMTKIGKGKIWSVLDVKDAFFLLELDDESKDITTFITHRGLYRFKRLPFGLVSAPEIFQRTMDEMLADCEGAYWYLDDVGVEGSTVEEHDSRLQKVLARFKEKGVVLNWDKCKMRVTDFEFLGFKINPSGIEPSDTKRDAVMSFRRPSNESEVRSFLGLANYMGKFIPNLADIDEPLRKLTQKGIQFHWGDAEENAFNKIKYHIANAKSLGFYRAEDDTAVVADASPHALGAVLIQTDKQTRQSRVICYASKSLTDTERRYCHTEKEALALVWSVERFQNYLIGKEFNLVTDCKALTFLFTPSSRPCARIERWVLRLQGFQYKVVYTAGPSNIADVLSRLSVSEPRAFDDSEELVVREIASTAATAVALKWHDIQKASHEDEVICQIFQALESGISDQLPLPYKMIFGELCRVDEVLLRGDRIVIPQSLQQRVLQLAHEGHPGMRIMKGHLRANVWWSKMDAQVEQYVKTCRSCSLVSAPNPPEPMTRKTLPSRPWEQIAIDFLGPLPEGEYLLVCVDYYSRYIEVVEMNDISTSSTTQELLTVFSRYGIPESLRADNGPQFSSEEFRMFCEEYGICLVSTIPYWPQMNGEVERQNRSILKRLKIAQELGRDWRKELRQYMLMYHSAAHSTTGKAPSELMFGWRLRSKVPNVPTVDNQNEAVRDRDMLEKEKGRVYADNHRKAKSSGIEVGDTVLAKRMRKENKLSTEFTSEEFTVLDKKGTDVTIRSSSSGKTYNRSSAHLKVVPKTGCSGEDPMLQNQLGNEPELPVPSTSTAIQPRISSADTAADKAPERASRRPKAESSRLKDYIMY
- the LOC134287570 gene encoding uncharacterized protein K02A2.6-like isoform X2: MDESRPIPTFRCEQIEGSKLAKEWQEWKGSLQPRKQDVLERHKLRNIRQLPNERFAHYVLRLRQQLMECGLEKYATEVRISIEEMMLVDVIVEGCASQELRRRILEKDQSLSDIEALGASLESVRNQEKEMNAAELRDRPAEIYKVHTADRSKFERKPERSENRFATRPMKTDKEMSTKCFACGLVGHISRSPTCPAKGRTCRRCQSIGHFEKVCRKRLSTPNSIAPGRKVHVIEDVVEPQPGPAAEEPERKVYYTFHAGNNTNVFNCKIGGVAVEMLVDSGSDVNLITAKTWDELKRQQVRVTECVKGCRKTLKAYGSDKPLEVLGTFRAHVEVGKRTIDAEFFVTLSGQRNLLGDVTSKQLGILKIGMEVDQIMDGGAGQAPYPKISGTRIHIHMNPDMVPIFQPVRRIPIPLEGAVNAKLDELLAKDIIEVKNGPAAWVSPLVVANKANGTIRLCVDLRRVNQAVVRERHPMPVIDDIMTKIGKGKIWSVLDVKDAFFLLELDDESKDITTFITHRGLYRFKRLPFGLVSAPEIFQRTMDEMLADCEGAYWYLDDVGVEGSTVEEHDSRLQKVLARFKEKGVVLNWDKCKMRVTDFEFLGFKINPSGIEPSDTKRDAVMSFRRPSNESEVRSFLGLANYMGKFIPNLADIDEPLRKLTQKGIQFHWGDAEENAFNKIKYHIANAKSLGFYRAEDDTAVVADASPHALGAVLIQTDKQTRQSRVICYASKSLTDTERRYCHTEKEALALVWSVERFQNYLIGKEFNLVTDCKALTFLFTPSSRPCARIERWVLRLQGFQYKVVYTAGPSNIADVLSRLSVSEPRAFDDSEELVVREIASTAATAVALKWHDIQKASHEDEVICQIFQALESGISDQLPLPYKMIFGELCRVDEVLLRGDRIVIPQSLQQRVLQLAHEGHPGMRIMKGHLRANVWWSKMDAQVEQYVKTCRSCSLVSAPNPPEPMTRKTLPSRPWEQIAIDFLGPLPEGEYLLVCVDYYSRYIEVVEMNDISTSSTTQELLTVFSRYGIPESLRADNGPQFSSEEFRMFCEEYGICLVSTIPYWPQMNGEVERQNRSILKRLKIAQELGRDWRKELRQYMLMYHSAAHSTTGKAPSELMFGWRLRSKVPNVPTVDNQNEAVRDRDMLEKEKGRVYADNHRKAKSSGIEVGDTVLAKRMRKENKLSTEFTSEEFTVLDKKGTDVTIRSSSSGKTYNRSSAHLKVVPKTGCSGEDPMLQNQLGNEPELPVPSTSTAIQPRISSADTAADKAPERASRRPKAESSRLKDYIMY